The Methanothermobacter sp. CaT2 DNA window AGTGAAAAATCTGGGGGGCCATTTGAAAAAATCAGGGGTCTTCTAGAAATATTTCTAAGTTTATTCCGGTGATGGGTTAAACATGCACTAATTTTTTTAGATGTCAGGGATATGTTTTGAAGTTTCTTTTATTAGTAAAAAGGATCTGCTGGCTTAATTGTTATCATTAATCATGGCGGGACAGAAGAGCAGATGGATCTGCGTAATAGTTCTCTATTACGAAGTTAATCCCTGGCCGGTACCTTATATATGATGTGATTCAGAATTATCAAGTGGAACCATGATGGGTATTGACGACCAGAAAATGGAAAAACTTTTGGAAGTTCTGGAAAAAAGGGATGAGGTCAGCATTGCATACCTCTTTGGCTCCACTGCAAGGGGGGATAAGGGACCCCTCGGGGACTTTGACATCGGTGTTCTCCTGAAGGAACCCCTGAAGGGATACGATGACCTCAATTTTCAGCTGGAGCTCATAGATGAACTTGTATCCGCACTCCGAACAGACAGGGTGGACCTTGTCATAATGAACCGGGCGCCACTTTCCCTGAATTACAGCATAATCAGGGATGGAATACTCCTGAAGGACAGTGAGGAAGAGAGGGTGAGGTTCGAGGGACGTATCATGTCAGAGTACCTTGATAGAAGGTACCATAACGACAGGCACACCAGACTGGCGCTCAGGATGATGGCACGTGAGGGTTTGAAGTGAGGGATGAGGTACTATCGAAACTCGAGAAACTCCAGGAGTACCTGAGGATACTCAGGAATTACAGATCACATTCACTTGAGGACCTTAAAAAGGACGTCACCCTCAGGGGGGCAGTTGAAAGGTACCTTGAGGTTTCCATAGAGTGCTGTCTGGATATTGGTGAGATGATCATATCATGGGAGAGGGCGAGAAAACCTGAGACATACAGGGAAGTCATAGAGATACTTGGAGAAATAGGGGTTCTTCCAGGGGATTTTGCAGATAAATTTGCACCAGCAGCAGGTTTCAGGAACATACTGGTTCATATGTATGCGGAAATAGATGTTGAGAGGGTTTATCTCTACCTTCAACGGGACCTGGAGGATATAGAGAAGTTTGCTGTAATGGTTGCCAGGTATCTGGAGGGGACCGACTGATTAAGCATCCATTATTTGTTATCTGGAGGATCAGTTAACTGCTCTTCAAAATTATTTAACCATATTATGTTATGTATTTCCATCATTTAAAATTTTCAGCTTGCTTTTTTGAAAAAACCTTTAACCAGATTAAACCATAGTATATATATGCACATTCAATGTGCAGATAGCAGGAGATAGGTAAATGATGAAACATCTGTATTTAATAGCTGCCATTGCAGCGTTCCTCATTTTATCAGGAACCGCCTCTGCAGCTGACATCTATGTTAATGCGACTGGGGGGTCTGATGATAATGATGGGCTCTCATGGGCGGCTGCCAAGGCAACCATTGGAAACGCGACCCTCTCCGCGGCCTCAGGCGACTGGATCTGGCTCGCGGATGGTGAATACAGGGGTGTTGGTAACAGGAACGTACTGATAGACAGGAACCTCACCATCACCGGCCAGTCAACCACTGGCACAGTGATTGACTGCGAGGGCCTGGGCAGGGCCTTCAGAGTCCAGCAGGGTGTCAGTTTCACCCTCAGAAACCTCACAGTGAAGAGGGGAAACGAAAACCATGGTGGAGCCATCCTGAACCAGGGTAACCTAACTGTCGAGGGATGCAGGTTCCTTGAGAACATGGGATACAGGGGCGGGGCAATTTACAGCCTCGGTAACATCCATATTACCTCAGCAACATTCCATGATAACAGTGCTTCTGAAACTGGGGGTGCTCTTCATGTATCGGGATATCAGCCCTCAGATTCTGCAGTGGTCATAGACTCATCATTCACATCAAACGACGCAAAGTATGGTGGGGCAGTTGCAACAGATTACACCGGTACCCTAAATGTTCTACTGAGGGGAAGCACGTTCTCAGGCAACACAGCATGGTACGGCGGCGGATTCCTTGCAGACAATGCCAATGCAACCGTTGAGGGATGCACCTTTGAGGAGAACGTGGCATCAGCACACGGCGGCGCAATCAGGAACAACTACGGCAACCTCACAGTTAGAAGAAGCACATTCACAGATAACAGTGCAGGCTTCGCCGGTGGAGGTATAAGCAATGTCCGGGCCGCCCTGGCAAATATCACAGAGTCCACGTTCACAGGTAACCTTGCAGAGACCTGGAGTCAGGGATCAGCGGTCCTCAGCTACTTCACCATTGCACTGGTCAACTTCTGCCGCATCCTGAACAACCCCGGCGCCGATGTATTCTGTGAGGACGGCCCACAGGTGGATGCCAGATTCAACTGGTGGGGGTCCAACACACCGGACTTCACTGAACTCACAGCAGGTGACGTTGCTGCAACGCCATGGATCGTCCTCACACTGGTTGCAAATCCATCAACCGTTACCGTGGGGGGCACCTCCCTCATAAGGGCGGACCTTCTCCATGACAGTACCGGCACACTCCATGCAACCAGTGTACCATACACGGGTGTTGTGGGCTTCGAAACAACCTATGGTACAATCACCGATGCTCTGATGAGCGGTGGGGTTGCATCCTCAACCCTCAGGAACCTCAATGCACCGGGGGTTGCAGTGGTGTCTGCGGTTCTTGATAACCAGGTGGTTAACACCCAGGTAACTGTTAGACCAGCTCCACCAGCGGGTATAACCATCAACCAGCTTGTCGCAGCAGCCGTGAACGTCAGGAACCACTACCTGCGCTACCGTAAACTGCCAGCCTCTGTCACAATTGCATCAAAGAGGTACTCCATGGCCCAGTTCCTGGATTTACTTGCACGTGCAACTGTGCAGCTCAACTCAGGAAACCAGAATCCACTGAAACCACGTGCTGTTGGTTACGCCGGTAGCACTGGCATCTGGAGGTCAGGTAAACTCTCAAGGCCAGCCTACGTGTCAGTGGCAGTCAGTATCAGGAACTTCATAAACAGCCAGGGAAGGGCACCCAGGTATGCCTCAACTGTCTATGGCAGGGTGAGCTTTGTGGGCCTCGTGTACAGATACAGTGAGGTACTGAGGTTCTACGGTAACAGGGGGAGGCTTCCAAACTACCTGATAATCTAAAACCCAACCCTTTATTTTTTAACTTTTTTTTTGAATCTCAGTAGAGGTCTAACCTTATTTTCCGCATCACTTAAACATGAACCCTGTTTCATGGGAGTTCAGTGAAAATTTTTTATCCTATAATCATTATATATACTCAAGGGGGTTTACATGATAAAGATAATTACATGGCTCTTTCTGTTTCTTGTGGGGATAATGCTTATCCCTGGATGTGTCAGCGCAGCCGATATCTATGTCAACGCCACTGGGGGGTCCGATGATAATGATGGGCTCTCATGGGCGGCTGCCAAGGCAACCATTGGAAACGCGACCCTCTCCGCGGCCTCAGGTGACAGGATCTGGCTCGCGGATGGTGAATACAGGGGTGTTGGTAACAGGGACGTGCTGATAGACAGGAACCTCACCATCACCGGACAGTCAACCACCGGTACAGTGATTGATTGTGAAGCAATGGGCAGGGCCTTCAATGTGTCCTCGGGTACGGTCCTGGTCCTCAGGAACCTCACGCTGAGAAATGGCAGTGCATTTGAGGGCGGGGCGGTGATGAACCACGGCGAGCTCCAGGTGGAGAACTGCATCCTCACCTGCAACACCGCAGCCGGGGGCGGCGCCATCTACAGTGACGGTACAGTGAAACTAACTGAAGGCTACCTCATGGAGAACAGCGCAGAGGATGGTGGTGCAGTATACAGTAAGGGGGTCCTTGAGGTTACAGAATCAATCTTCAACGGTAATGAGGCCTCAGGGTGTGGGGGGTCCATATACAGCGCCCCATACTCATCCCTTAACATCAGAGACTCATCATTTGTACTTGGCCGTGCAGGGACTGGTGGCGCGATTTACACTGGAGGAGATACAACCATATGCGACTCCACCATTGCAATGAACACCGCAGACAGCCATGGTGGCGGGTTATATGTGTGGGCAGCAGACGCCACGGAAATCACGGTTACTGTGACCAACTCCATGTTTCTCTACAACAATGCAAGCTATGGTGGGGGAATCTCAGGATTCAGAAACCCTGATGATTCATTACTGAATTTACAGGTTTCGAACTCCCTCTTCAGGTCAAACCTTGCAGATTACGGTGCCGGTATCCATGCAGAAAATGTTAACACCACAGTATCAGGGTGCACCTTTGAGGAGAACGTGGCATCAGCACACGGCGGCGGAATCAGGAACAACTACGGCAACATCACCGTTAGCAGAAGCACATTCACAGATAACAGGGCAGCATACGCTGGTGGCGGTGTAAGTTCTTTCCTTGCGGTGCTTGCAAATATCACAGAATCCACTTTCACAGGTAACACTGCAGAGTCATGGAATACAGGATCAGCGGTCCTCAGCTACTTCACGGTTACAGTGATAGGCTTCTGCCGCATCCTGGATAACCCTGGTGTCGATGTATTCTGTGAGGACGGCCCGGGAGTGGATGCCAGGTTCAACTGGTGGGGCTGTAACACACCGGACTTCACCGAACTCACAGCAGGTGATGTTGCTGCAGCACCATGGATGGTCCTCACATTAACCGCAAATCCAGCGGCTGTTGCTGCCGGGGCCACCTCAGTCATAACAGCCGACCTGAGGCATGACAGTGCCGGGGGATACCATGACACATTCTTCGTCCCCTACACAGATAATGTGGACTTCTCGGCCACCGCAGGGAGCATCGATGATGCTGTGATGTCCCATGGAACTGCATCCTCAACACTCACAGATCTGGCAGCACCGGGTACAGTGACAGTGAACGGGGCCCTTGACGATGAAAGCGCCTCAGTGGATGTGAATGTCCTCAAGGTTCCATCAGCCATCACAGTGGAAGACACTGAAACTGTTGAGGGCGATGCATTCAATTTAAGGGCACGTTTAATGGCACAGAACCCAATCCCAGGTAAGGTCATCATTTTCAGGATAAATGGGGTTCAGATGGGGGGTTCAACCACAGGTTCAGATGGATGGGCAACCCTCAACCTTCCAGGAGTATTCCCGCCAGGTCTCTACAATGTGACTGCAGAGTTCCAGGGTGATGAACTCCTCAATAACAGTTCATCCCGGGCAGACCTCAGGATCCTCAGGAAGGCGGCATTTGAACTCTCAAACCTCACCGTAGTTCCACTCTCAGGGGCAGCTCCCCTCAGGATCAGTGTCTCTGCCAGGGTCAGGAATACCGGTGAGGCCCCGGGTGATTACCGTGCAGAGCTCCTTGTGAATTCGGCCCCGGTTGCATCAGTGGTGATTTCACTTGCCGCCGGCGAATCAGGGGATGTGAGGTTCAACCACACCATCACCAGGGATGGTGTGTACCTGGTGACAGTGGGGGGCCTTCCTGCAAGGACGGTTACGGTTAAATCCCAGGGTTTAACTGTTAAACAGATTGCAGCTGCCGCTCTGAGTGTGAGGAACCACTATGCACGCTACCGTAAACTACCAGCATCTGTAACAGTGGCCGGTAAGGCTTACAGCATGCCTCAGTTCCTGGATTTACTTGCACGCGCCACGGTACAGCTCAACTCAGGAAACCAGAATCCACTGAAACCACGTGCTGTTGGTTACCTTGGTAGCACAGGCACATGGAGGTCAGGTAAACTCTCAAGGCCAGCCTACGTGTCAGTGGCAGTCAGTATCAGGAACTTCATAAACAGCCAGGGAAGGGCACCCAGGTATGCCTCAACATCATACGGGCAGGTGAGCTTTGTTCGCCTGGTATACGTATACAGCAGGGTACTGGCGTTCTACGGTGCAAATGGTAGGTTACCGGGTGATATAACAATTTAAAACCCTTTATTTATTTTTTGTCTTCAATGATAACCTCTTCATTTATTCTCAAGGGTCTCAAGGGTTTTTCTGATCTTTTCGGTGAATTCATGAAAATCCCTGAGGTGTTCCCTGAGGATCCTGAATGTTATACGGTCATCTATCTTACCATACCTGTGGACCACGATGTTTCTGAATCCCCTCATTGCCTTTACTTTCCTGAAGGTTTCCTTGTCTATTATTCCGGCTCCCAGAAGGTTCTCAAGCACATCACCATCTGATCCAGGACACCGAGTTTCAGGTCGGAGTTGAGGATGGAACATATGTCAAAGACATTTTCAACAGCAAACTCAAGCCTCTTGTACATCCCATCCCTTACAAGGCCAAGACCCCGGAACTCCTCAAAGGTTTCAGGAAGGTTATCATCTATAAGATTTACGCTTTCCTCAATCTCACTTATCTTCGTGAGTATGATGGACTTTCTTATCATGATATTCACCTCATGGGGGCCATGCCGATGTAATCATAGAAGCGGTGTTTGAAGTCATCGAATTCCTTCACTGTCTCCCATGCAATGTCATGGAGGAATCTTTCACTGTCACAGTATATGACCTCACCCCTGAGTACCTGGACCCTCACATAGAGTGGGAGCTGCTGGAATATCTGGACATCGAATATTTCATCCACCTCACAGAGGACTCTCAGCCTGAAATCCGCTGCCTCATCAGGGGTTCCATCATAGTACACTGCAAGGTCTATATCAGACCACCCCTCCCCCCTGAGGGCTGAGCCATAGAGTATTATGAACCTGACCCTGTCAGCGTCCTTGAAACTCCTTATCACACTGAGGAACTCATCAATGCGGGTTCTGATAGATTCATTCATATGGTTACTATAGTCATTCTATATCTTAAATTGCTGGTCATGTACTTTCACAGCCAGATAATAATGCTGCTGATTGAAATGATCAGATCCATGTTCAGAGGGCCACTGAGGCAAAGTGGGAACTCAAATCTACCGTCCCTGAATATCGGTAAGGCTGTCGTGGCTGGACTCATGGTACCGGTCCCTGCAATGGTGAAGATAGGTGAATTCACAGGCAAGCTGTCTGGTGGAGACCCGGACGTGGAGTCAATCTGGCGTGGGATGAGGGGTAAAGGATAAGTATCATCATGGCCAAGAGAATTACAGTGGTTTCCATGACAGAGGCAGATTTTAAGGATTTCTATGATGTGCTGGTTGAGAACCTTGAGTCCTTCAACGGGGAATATGCATCCTTCATAGACCATGGCCCGAAACTCTTCAAGCTCCTCGCGGACTTTCTGGGCTATGAGCACCTCAAGAGCCAGCTCAAACTCAAAATAAGCGCGGCAATAGCCTACTATGTTGTACCCATGGATGTCATCCCCGAGACGGTCTACGGTGCCTACGGGTACATTGACGACATCTTCATAACAGCCTACGTCATAAGGATCCTGGCGGACGTCTATGGCTACGAGTTCCTCTCAGAGTACTGGGAGGGAGAGGAAGACCTTGAGGAGGTTGTTGAACTCTGCTATGAGAGGTCAAAGGAGGTCCTCAGGGAGAAGACAACCGATGTGCTGGAATATGTGGGTTTGATCTGATCAGCTGTTTTCCCGGACTCTGTTCTCCCAGTTCCTGGCCTCAAGGACCCCAAGGATGTCATCAAGTGATTCCTTCTCCACAGTCAGTTCAATGAGTAGTTCAAAACACTCATCATTCCTCAGGATCATGCACTTCTTCATTGATGGCAGGAGGTCCCCCAGTTCATTCATGGTATCCATGAGACCGTTACCACTCACAAGTCCGTTCATCATGAGGTTGAGGCTTTCACCGGCGGGGTTTATGTAGATTATCTCCTTTCTGTGGGTAGTGTCCCCTGCGGGGACAGGTTCTGCTGTTATTTCTTGTTCTATTCCTGTAACCGGGGTTTCTTCTGGCTTCACAGTCAGTGTGTCCAGGGTTTCTTCAGCATCTGATCCATGGTACCGGAGGTAGATCTCCTCAATTTCAGGGTTGTGTTTAAGAAGGAATCCTTCGGGACTCTCCTCAATGAGGTCATGCTCCTGGAGGGTCCAGATCCTGGCATCCAGGGTCCCGGGTTCATCAAAGTGTTCAGCCAGTTCCTCCCTTTTGAAGGGCCCTTTACCCACGATCTCCCTGATGTCCCTGAATATGTCCCATGCCAGTATCCGGTCATAGCATTCCCGGCACTCATCCCGTTTTCCGTCAACTGTACTGTAGAAGCTGGATTTCTTGAGTTTCCTGCCGCAGATGGGGCAGGTTCTGATCATGTCTGATTCTGTAACAAGTTCCCCTTCACCATAGGCCTCGTGGAAGACTCTGAGTTCCTCGTCCGGTTTAAGGGTGTAGGTTTCGAAGGCCGGGTTGCTCTCGATGAGGTCAAAGTCCTGCAGCAGCCAGATATGGCCAGTGATGATAACCCTCTCATCCTCACTTTCTATGATGTCGTCAACAGCAAATTCAACCCCTGGTTCAACAAGCTTTCTTATCTCAGCGAGGGCATCTGCAGCGCAGCGCCTCCTTGAGCATTCCCTGCACATGGGGGAGGTTCCATCGGATGAATTGAATTCTGTGGCGGGTTTTACCTCCCCGCACACTGAGCACTCAAGTTCACCCTTTTCAGGTGCCGCGGTGCTTCCTGTCTGGGCTGGCTCACCAGATACTGATCTGAGCCCTTTAAGCCCCACGTTCTCTATGATGAACTTCTGGACCTCCTCTTCGGGTTTTAACCTGCAGGTACCTGATTCCCCGTCCTGCTCAAGGAGGTTGAACTCTTCGAGTATCCAGATCATGGCTGTGAATTCTGTTCTCTCCACGTCATCCATCCCGGCTGTGTAAACGGCAACTTTAATCTCATCCCCGGCTTTAAATGTTCTGAGGATTCTTTCAAGGGATTCAAGGGCATAGAGTCTCCTTGAGCATTCCCTGCAGATCCCCTGGGACCTCTCAGTTTCGGTTTCAAGCTCTTTCTGGCAGCCAGAACAGAGTTCAAGGCCACTGACGGGTACTTCAGGTAATAAATCTTTTCGCTGATGGGATTCTACCGCTGGAGCTTCTTCATCTATTGTTTGATCCGTTTCCTCTGCTCTGGAGGGGGTCCCGGGTTCATTCTCCAGTATCCCCCCTGTTTTCAGGGCGTTCGGGTCACCATCAGATCCGGCTTCCTGGGTCCATAGGTCATCATTCAGGTTTTCAGGATTATGTTCATCCCCGGCTGAATCATAAGGTTCATTCATGAATTCTTCAGGTCTCACTGCGGCCCTGAGAAGTGATTCGGCTGCAGATTTGAAGCCCAGGTTGAGTTCCATGAAGTCATCGCATTTTTCAGATAACACGTAAAGGGTTCTGAAGCTATTGAGGCCCTGATTCTTTATGAACCCGTTCCCTTCACTGCTGACATGCTTCTTTATGAATCCCTCCCTTAGGAGAATCCAGAATAGCAGGGAGCCGAGTTCCTCATCATCCTTAAAGTCATCGAAGTTGAAGGGTTCCCTTCCCTGAAGTGTTTCAATGGCCTTTAAAATTCGATATTTATCGTAGCATTCCCTGCAGACGCCCAGGTTCTCAGCGCCGCAGTTTTCACAGGATGAAGAAGATGATTTACTGCCGCAGGATAGGCATAAAAGTTTATCTGATTCTCTACAGCAGAGGACGCAGTTATTCATATGGCATACTCCCCTCAATACAGTATAATTTAATGTTTTTACAGCTACTTAAATCATTAACATTTACAGGGTTATAAAAAAATTTATCTATCAATTTTTAGAAACATTTAAATGACTTTAATGCCATAAAAGGGGGTTTTTACATAATAAAACAGAAAAGACTGGTCCCCAGGGGTAAGTCCAGATACTGGCTTCACAGAATAGATGATGATGTCCTTGAAGATATATCTGAGAACCTCG harbors:
- a CDS encoding nucleotidyltransferase domain-containing protein, translating into MEVLEKRDEVSIAYLFGSTARGDKGPLGDFDIGVLLKEPLKGYDDLNFQLELIDELVSALRTDRVDLVIMNRAPLSLNYSIIRDGILLKDSEEERVRFEGRIMSEYLDRRYHNDRHTRLALRMMAREGLK
- a CDS encoding nucleotidyltransferase domain-containing protein; its protein translation is MNESIRTRIDEFLSVIRSFKDADRVRFIILYGSALRGEGWSDIDLAVYYDGTPDEAADFRLRVLCEVDEIFDVQIFQQLPLYVRVQVLRGEVIYCDSERFLHDIAWETVKEFDDFKHRFYDYIGMAPMR
- a CDS encoding DUF86 domain-containing protein → MRDEVLSKLEKLQEYLRILRNYRSHSLEDLKKDVTLRGAVERYLEVSIECCLDIGEMIISWERARKPETYREVIEILGEIGVLPGDFADKFAPAAGFRNILVHMYAEIDVERVYLYLQRDLEDIEKFAVMVARYLEGTD
- a CDS encoding right-handed parallel beta-helix repeat-containing protein, producing the protein MKHLYLIAAIAAFLILSGTASAADIYVNATGGSDDNDGLSWAAAKATIGNATLSAASGDWIWLADGEYRGVGNRNVLIDRNLTITGQSTTGTVIDCEGLGRAFRVQQGVSFTLRNLTVKRGNENHGGAILNQGNLTVEGCRFLENMGYRGGAIYSLGNIHITSATFHDNSASETGGALHVSGYQPSDSAVVIDSSFTSNDAKYGGAVATDYTGTLNVLLRGSTFSGNTAWYGGGFLADNANATVEGCTFEENVASAHGGAIRNNYGNLTVRRSTFTDNSAGFAGGGISNVRAALANITESTFTGNLAETWSQGSAVLSYFTIALVNFCRILNNPGADVFCEDGPQVDARFNWWGSNTPDFTELTAGDVAATPWIVLTLVANPSTVTVGGTSLIRADLLHDSTGTLHATSVPYTGVVGFETTYGTITDALMSGGVASSTLRNLNAPGVAVVSAVLDNQVVNTQVTVRPAPPAGITINQLVAAAVNVRNHYLRYRKLPASVTIASKRYSMAQFLDLLARATVQLNSGNQNPLKPRAVGYAGSTGIWRSGKLSRPAYVSVAVSIRNFINSQGRAPRYASTVYGRVSFVGLVYRYSEVLRFYGNRGRLPNYLII
- a CDS encoding Ig-like domain repeat protein is translated as MIKIITWLFLFLVGIMLIPGCVSAADIYVNATGGSDDNDGLSWAAAKATIGNATLSAASGDRIWLADGEYRGVGNRDVLIDRNLTITGQSTTGTVIDCEAMGRAFNVSSGTVLVLRNLTLRNGSAFEGGAVMNHGELQVENCILTCNTAAGGGAIYSDGTVKLTEGYLMENSAEDGGAVYSKGVLEVTESIFNGNEASGCGGSIYSAPYSSLNIRDSSFVLGRAGTGGAIYTGGDTTICDSTIAMNTADSHGGGLYVWAADATEITVTVTNSMFLYNNASYGGGISGFRNPDDSLLNLQVSNSLFRSNLADYGAGIHAENVNTTVSGCTFEENVASAHGGGIRNNYGNITVSRSTFTDNRAAYAGGGVSSFLAVLANITESTFTGNTAESWNTGSAVLSYFTVTVIGFCRILDNPGVDVFCEDGPGVDARFNWWGCNTPDFTELTAGDVAAAPWMVLTLTANPAAVAAGATSVITADLRHDSAGGYHDTFFVPYTDNVDFSATAGSIDDAVMSHGTASSTLTDLAAPGTVTVNGALDDESASVDVNVLKVPSAITVEDTETVEGDAFNLRARLMAQNPIPGKVIIFRINGVQMGGSTTGSDGWATLNLPGVFPPGLYNVTAEFQGDELLNNSSSRADLRILRKAAFELSNLTVVPLSGAAPLRISVSARVRNTGEAPGDYRAELLVNSAPVASVVISLAAGESGDVRFNHTITRDGVYLVTVGGLPARTVTVKSQGLTVKQIAAAALSVRNHYARYRKLPASVTVAGKAYSMPQFLDLLARATVQLNSGNQNPLKPRAVGYLGSTGTWRSGKLSRPAYVSVAVSIRNFINSQGRAPRYASTSYGQVSFVRLVYVYSRVLAFYGANGRLPGDITI
- a CDS encoding ATP-binding protein, producing the protein MYFHSQIIMLLIEMIRSMFRGPLRQSGNSNLPSLNIGKAVVAGLMVPVPAMVKIGEFTGKLSGGDPDVESIWRGMRGKG
- a CDS encoding YkvA family protein, which codes for MAKRITVVSMTEADFKDFYDVLVENLESFNGEYASFIDHGPKLFKLLADFLGYEHLKSQLKLKISAAIAYYVVPMDVIPETVYGAYGYIDDIFITAYVIRILADVYGYEFLSEYWEGEEDLEEVVELCYERSKEVLREKTTDVLEYVGLI